One window of Dechloromonas sp. ZY10 genomic DNA carries:
- a CDS encoding thioredoxin family protein translates to MLIKILGSGCAKCNRLEQLTREAVAELGLEASFEHVREMDRIMAYPIMTTPALVVDEQVLVSGRMPSKDELLSWLQPR, encoded by the coding sequence ATGTTGATCAAGATTCTCGGCAGCGGGTGTGCCAAGTGCAACCGACTGGAACAACTGACCCGCGAGGCGGTGGCCGAACTCGGGCTGGAGGCCAGTTTTGAGCATGTGCGCGAGATGGACCGCATCATGGCCTATCCGATCATGACCACGCCGGCGCTGGTGGTTGACGAGCAGGTGCTGGTTTCCGGGCGCATGCCGAGCAAGGACGAATTGCTGAGCTGGTTGCAGCCGCGCTAG
- a CDS encoding protein kinase yields MRPSGLQVSIGQHSLAGAHAENQDFHGAFVPRGGLLASKGVALALADGISSSRVSQQASAMAVRTFLDDYFATSEAWTVRRAAHCVLAATNAWLHGQTQAGDGRFDKDRGYVCTFSALVLKGRKLHLFHVGDSRIFRLHPQALEQLSEDHRIALSASESYLARALGTAAHVDIDHRSWEAAPGEVYLLATDGAYSQLTANGINQALAQHPDDLDAAAAQLVEQARAAGSDDDATLQILRIDALPDADSPQALLRREHLALPPPLAPRLAFEGFTVVRELQVSARSHVHLASDDTSGQPVVLKTPSVDLRNDPHYLDSFVLEEWVARRVDSPHVIKAWNGDRPRRHLYVAMEYIEGQTLGQWLTDHPAPPLEAVRDLIGQAALGLQALHRRDMLHRDLRPENLMLDRQGTVKLIDLANVHVAGLAESAGQPVAELPPGTLQYMAPECLLGEESSVRSDLFSLAAIAYRLLTGQLPYGLAITRIRNPQELKSLRYIPLRHHRPDLPAWLDAVLAKALHPNPEKRQEVVSEFAHNLQHPAPEFSNIRRVPLLERDPVRFWKILSGLLGLCVFILLLLRAR; encoded by the coding sequence ATGCGCCCCTCCGGCCTGCAAGTCAGCATCGGCCAGCACTCGCTGGCCGGTGCGCATGCGGAGAACCAGGACTTCCACGGCGCCTTCGTGCCGCGCGGCGGGTTGCTGGCCAGCAAGGGCGTTGCCCTGGCGCTGGCCGATGGCATCAGCAGCAGCCGGGTCAGCCAGCAAGCCAGCGCGATGGCGGTGCGGACCTTTCTCGACGACTATTTTGCGACTTCCGAAGCGTGGACCGTGCGCCGCGCGGCCCACTGCGTCCTCGCCGCGACCAACGCCTGGCTGCACGGCCAGACCCAGGCCGGCGACGGCCGTTTCGACAAGGACCGGGGCTACGTCTGCACCTTCAGCGCGCTGGTCCTCAAGGGGCGCAAGCTGCACCTCTTCCATGTCGGCGATTCGCGTATCTTCCGGCTCCACCCGCAAGCGCTGGAACAACTGAGCGAGGATCACCGGATCGCGCTCTCGGCCAGCGAAAGCTACCTGGCGCGCGCGCTCGGCACCGCCGCCCACGTCGACATCGACCACCGCAGCTGGGAAGCCGCGCCCGGCGAGGTGTACCTGCTGGCCACCGACGGCGCCTACAGCCAGCTCACGGCAAACGGGATCAATCAGGCGCTGGCGCAGCATCCCGACGACCTCGACGCCGCCGCTGCGCAACTGGTCGAGCAGGCACGCGCTGCCGGCAGCGACGACGACGCCACCCTGCAGATCCTGCGCATCGACGCGCTGCCCGACGCCGACAGCCCGCAAGCCCTGCTCCGCCGCGAACACCTGGCGCTGCCGCCGCCGCTCGCCCCGCGCCTGGCCTTCGAGGGCTTCACCGTTGTCCGCGAATTGCAGGTCAGCGCGCGCAGCCACGTCCATCTCGCCAGCGACGACACCAGCGGGCAGCCAGTGGTGCTGAAAACGCCCTCGGTCGACCTGCGCAACGACCCGCACTACCTCGACAGCTTCGTCCTTGAAGAATGGGTCGCCCGCCGCGTCGACAGCCCGCATGTGATCAAGGCCTGGAACGGCGACCGGCCCCGCCGGCATCTTTACGTAGCGATGGAATACATCGAAGGCCAGACCCTGGGGCAATGGCTGACCGACCACCCGGCGCCGCCACTGGAGGCCGTCCGCGACCTCATCGGGCAAGCGGCACTGGGCCTGCAGGCACTGCACCGGCGCGACATGCTGCACCGCGACCTGCGCCCGGAAAACCTGATGCTCGACCGGCAAGGCACGGTCAAGCTGATCGACCTGGCCAATGTCCACGTCGCCGGCCTTGCCGAAAGCGCCGGCCAGCCGGTGGCCGAACTGCCGCCGGGCACGCTGCAATACATGGCCCCCGAATGCCTGCTCGGCGAGGAAAGCAGCGTCCGCAGCGATCTCTTCTCGCTGGCCGCGATCGCCTACCGGCTGCTGACCGGGCAACTCCCCTACGGCCTCGCCATCACCCGCATCCGCAACCCGCAGGAACTGAAGAGCCTGCGCTACATCCCGCTCCGCCACCACCGCCCGGACCTGCCGGCCTGGCTCGACGCGGTGCTGGCCAAGGCACTGCACCCGAACCCGGAAAAACGCCAGGAAGTCGTCTCCGAATTCGCCCACAACCTGCAACACCCCGCCCCCGAATTCAGCAACATCCGGCGCGTGCCGCTACTCGAACGCGACCCGGTGCGCTTCTGGAAAATCCTGTCCGGACTGCTCGGCCTGTGCGTTTTCATCCTGTTGCTGCTGCGGGCGCGGTGA
- a CDS encoding arsenate reductase ArsC: MSTLKTVLVLCTGNSCRSQMGEAILNHDLAGLVRGISAGTRPQPKVADGALEALRLAGLPTAGLHPKDVEAVMDEAIDLVVSVCDNAKETCPVFPRPVARIHLPFHDPHGEPLASFVAVRDDIRARLVPAVRAALGLGEA; the protein is encoded by the coding sequence ATGTCCACGTTGAAAACTGTGCTGGTGCTGTGCACCGGCAATTCCTGTCGCTCGCAAATGGGCGAAGCCATCCTCAATCACGATCTGGCCGGGCTGGTGCGCGGCATTTCCGCCGGCACCCGGCCGCAACCCAAGGTGGCCGATGGCGCGCTTGAAGCGCTGCGCCTGGCCGGCCTGCCGACCGCGGGGTTGCACCCCAAGGACGTCGAGGCCGTGATGGACGAGGCAATCGACCTGGTGGTCAGCGTGTGTGACAACGCCAAGGAAACCTGTCCGGTCTTTCCGCGGCCGGTGGCGCGCATTCATCTGCCTTTCCACGATCCGCACGGCGAACCGCTGGCCAGCTTTGTTGCCGTCCGCGACGACATCCGCGCCCGCCTGGTGCCGGCAGTACGGGCAGCGCTGGGTCTGGGGGAAGCCTGA
- the nirD gene encoding nitrite reductase small subunit NirD, translated as MTTSTSWQPVCRLDDILPNTGVCALVEGRHIAIFRVGDSDCYALDNIDPKSGASVLARGLVGNLGEHLVVASPLYKQHFDLRSGACLEIPEQSIRSYPVRCDGQQILLQLAA; from the coding sequence ATGACTACTTCGACTTCCTGGCAGCCGGTCTGCCGACTCGACGACATCCTCCCCAACACCGGCGTCTGCGCGCTGGTCGAAGGCCGCCACATCGCCATTTTCCGGGTCGGCGACAGCGACTGCTACGCGCTCGACAACATCGACCCGAAATCCGGCGCCAGCGTCCTCGCACGCGGCCTGGTCGGCAACCTCGGCGAACACCTGGTGGTCGCCTCGCCGCTCTACAAGCAGCACTTCGACCTGCGTTCCGGCGCCTGCCTGGAAATCCCCGAGCAATCGATCCGCAGCTACCCGGTACGTTGCGACGGCCAGCAGATTTTGCTCCAGCTCGCCGCCTGA
- the nirB gene encoding nitrite reductase large subunit NirB: protein MKIIVIGHGMVGHKFLEELHQRALPGVEVTVLCEEPRTAYDRVHLSEFFSGKSADDLSLVAPDFFAASGFALRLNTKAAAIDRQHKTVTTQDGDTLPYDKLVIATGSYPFVPALPGNDRPHCFVYRTIEDLEGMKASGAISSSGVVVGGGLLGLECAKALKDLGLETHVVEFAPRLMAVQVDDEGGRILRNKIEALGAHVHTGCNTVEIRDGARARHRMVFADGHYLETDMIVFSAGIRPRDELARQNALAVGARGGFSVNDHCQTSDKDIYAIGECASWHDQLFGLVAPGYEMARVVARHLAGEVGAAFAGADLSTKLKLMGVDVASIGDAHGKTPGSRSFRYVDECKEIYKKIVLSEDGKRLLGAVLIGNADEYGTLLQMVLNGIAPPADPEFLILPASDGKAKPGLGPDALPDSALICSCNNVTKGQIRAAVAEGKTSIGEIKACTKAGATCGGCIPLVTQVMKAEMAKLGLTVNNHVCEHFPHSRQELFHLVRVGQITSFAELLARHGKGLGCDICKPLAASILASCWNDFVLKGELASLQDSNDYYLGNIQKDGTYSVVPRMPGGEVTPDGLIAVGQVAKKYGLYTKVTGGQRVDLFGARVEQLPLIWEELIAAGFESGHAYGKSLRTVKSCVGSTWCRYGVDDSVGLAIDLENRYKGLRAPHKIKFGVSGCTRECAEAQGKDVGVIATERGWNLYVCGNGGMKPRHAELIAADLSKTELIRLIDRFLMFYVRTADRLQRTSTWRESLEGGLDYLKSVLIDDSLGLCGELEAQMQHVVDTYQCEWKTAVNDPAVRQRFRTFVNSDSADQRIVFVKERGQIRPAQADEREHAAADPLTL from the coding sequence ATGAAGATAATCGTCATCGGCCACGGCATGGTGGGCCACAAGTTCCTTGAAGAACTGCATCAACGCGCTCTGCCTGGAGTAGAAGTCACGGTGCTGTGCGAAGAACCGCGCACCGCCTACGACCGCGTCCATTTGTCGGAATTCTTCAGCGGCAAGAGCGCCGACGACCTGTCGCTGGTCGCTCCCGACTTCTTCGCCGCCAGCGGCTTCGCCCTGCGCCTCAACACCAAGGCAGCAGCAATCGACCGCCAGCACAAGACCGTCACCACCCAGGACGGCGACACGCTGCCTTACGACAAGCTGGTGATCGCCACCGGCTCCTACCCTTTCGTCCCGGCGCTGCCCGGCAACGACCGCCCGCACTGCTTCGTCTATCGCACGATTGAGGATCTGGAAGGAATGAAAGCCTCGGGCGCCATCTCCAGCAGCGGCGTGGTCGTCGGCGGCGGCCTGCTCGGGCTGGAATGCGCCAAGGCACTCAAGGATCTCGGACTGGAAACCCACGTCGTCGAATTCGCTCCGCGCCTGATGGCAGTGCAGGTCGACGACGAAGGTGGCCGCATCCTGCGCAACAAGATCGAAGCCCTCGGCGCCCACGTGCATACCGGCTGCAACACCGTCGAAATCCGTGACGGCGCCCGGGCGCGGCACCGCATGGTGTTCGCCGACGGCCACTATCTCGAAACCGACATGATCGTCTTTTCGGCCGGGATCCGCCCGCGCGACGAACTGGCCCGGCAGAACGCGCTGGCCGTCGGCGCCCGTGGCGGCTTCTCGGTCAACGACCACTGCCAGACCAGCGACAAGGACATCTACGCCATCGGCGAATGCGCCTCCTGGCACGACCAGCTGTTCGGGCTGGTCGCACCGGGTTACGAAATGGCCCGCGTCGTCGCCCGCCACCTCGCCGGCGAGGTCGGCGCCGCCTTTGCCGGTGCCGACCTCAGCACCAAGCTCAAGCTGATGGGCGTCGATGTCGCCAGCATCGGCGATGCGCACGGCAAGACGCCGGGCAGCCGCAGCTTCCGCTATGTCGACGAATGCAAGGAAATCTACAAGAAGATCGTCCTCAGCGAGGATGGCAAGCGCCTGCTCGGCGCGGTGCTGATCGGCAACGCCGACGAATACGGCACCTTGCTGCAGATGGTGCTGAACGGCATCGCACCGCCCGCCGATCCCGAATTCCTCATCCTCCCCGCCAGCGACGGCAAGGCCAAGCCCGGACTGGGGCCGGACGCCCTGCCCGACAGCGCGCTGATCTGCTCGTGCAACAACGTGACCAAGGGCCAGATCCGTGCCGCCGTCGCCGAGGGCAAGACCAGCATCGGCGAGATCAAGGCCTGCACCAAGGCCGGCGCCACCTGCGGCGGCTGCATCCCGCTGGTGACGCAGGTGATGAAGGCGGAAATGGCCAAGCTCGGCCTCACGGTCAACAACCACGTTTGCGAACATTTCCCGCATTCACGGCAGGAGCTGTTCCATCTGGTCCGGGTCGGCCAGATCACCTCCTTCGCCGAACTCCTTGCCCGCCACGGCAAGGGCCTCGGCTGCGACATCTGCAAGCCGCTGGCGGCCTCGATCCTCGCCTCATGCTGGAACGACTTCGTGCTCAAGGGCGAACTCGCCAGCCTGCAGGACAGCAACGACTACTACCTGGGCAACATCCAGAAGGACGGCACCTATTCGGTGGTCCCGCGCATGCCCGGCGGCGAAGTCACCCCCGACGGCTTGATCGCGGTCGGCCAGGTGGCCAAGAAATACGGCCTGTACACCAAGGTGACCGGCGGCCAGCGGGTCGACCTGTTCGGTGCCCGCGTCGAGCAACTGCCGCTGATCTGGGAAGAACTGATCGCCGCCGGCTTCGAATCCGGCCACGCTTACGGCAAGTCACTGCGCACGGTCAAAAGCTGTGTCGGCAGCACCTGGTGCCGCTACGGGGTCGACGACTCGGTGGGCCTGGCGATCGATCTGGAAAACCGCTACAAGGGGCTGCGCGCGCCGCACAAGATCAAGTTCGGGGTTTCCGGCTGTACCCGCGAATGCGCCGAAGCACAGGGCAAGGATGTCGGCGTGATCGCCACTGAACGCGGCTGGAACCTGTACGTCTGCGGCAACGGCGGGATGAAGCCACGGCACGCCGAACTGATCGCCGCCGACCTGTCGAAGACCGAACTGATCCGCCTGATCGACCGCTTCCTGATGTTCTACGTGCGCACCGCCGACCGGCTGCAGCGCACCAGCACCTGGCGCGAAAGCCTGGAAGGCGGCCTCGACTACCTCAAATCGGTGCTGATCGATGACAGCCTGGGTCTGTGCGGCGAACTCGAAGCCCAGATGCAGCACGTGGTCGACACCTACCAGTGCGAATGGAAGACCGCAGTCAACGACCCGGCCGTCCGCCAGCGCTTCCGCACCTTCGTCAACAGCGACAGCGCCGACCAGCGCATCGTCTTCGTCAAGGAGCGCGGCCAGATCCGCCCGGCGCAAGCCGACGAACGCGAACATGCCGCCGCCGACCCGCTCACGCTCTGA
- a CDS encoding formate/nitrite transporter family protein — protein MAYLAPAEFVTKMVDAGESKLLMSTRDTLVRAYMAGAILALAAAFAVSVTVNTSNPLIGALLFPVGFCMLYLLGFDLLTGVFTLAPLAVMDKRPGATWNGVLRNWSLVFTGNFAGALTVAVFMAIIFTNGFSEAPNAIGQKIGHIGEGRTVGYAAHGAAGMLTLFVRAVMCNWMVSTGVVAAMMSTSVSGKVMAMWMPILVFFYMGFEHSIVNMYLFPSGLMLGGNFTFMDYMIWNEIPTVLGNLVGGLTFVGATLYSTHYKTAPKRKVA, from the coding sequence ATGGCCTACCTCGCTCCTGCCGAGTTCGTCACCAAGATGGTCGACGCCGGCGAATCCAAGCTGCTGATGTCCACCCGCGACACCCTCGTCCGCGCCTACATGGCCGGCGCCATCCTCGCGCTGGCCGCTGCCTTCGCCGTCAGCGTCACGGTCAACACCAGCAACCCGCTGATCGGCGCGCTGCTCTTCCCGGTCGGCTTCTGCATGCTCTACCTGCTCGGCTTCGACCTGCTCACCGGGGTGTTCACCCTGGCCCCGCTGGCGGTCATGGACAAGCGTCCGGGCGCCACCTGGAACGGCGTGCTGCGCAACTGGTCACTGGTGTTCACCGGCAACTTCGCCGGCGCGCTGACCGTCGCCGTGTTCATGGCGATCATCTTCACCAACGGCTTCAGCGAGGCGCCCAACGCCATCGGCCAGAAGATCGGCCACATCGGCGAGGGCCGCACCGTCGGCTACGCCGCACACGGCGCCGCCGGGATGCTGACCCTGTTCGTCCGCGCCGTGATGTGCAACTGGATGGTCTCGACCGGCGTCGTCGCGGCGATGATGTCGACCAGCGTCTCGGGCAAGGTGATGGCGATGTGGATGCCGATTCTGGTCTTCTTCTACATGGGCTTCGAGCACAGCATCGTCAACATGTACCTTTTCCCGTCCGGCCTGATGCTCGGCGGCAACTTCACCTTCATGGACTACATGATCTGGAACGAAATCCCGACCGTGCTCGGCAACCTGGTCGGTGGCCTGACCTTCGTCGGCGCCACGCTCTACTCGACGCACTACAAGACCGCGCCGAAGCGCAAGGTCGCCTGA
- a CDS encoding ArsR/SmtB family transcription factor, with translation METLNAAELLAALGHESRLAIFRLLVEAGPAGVTASAIGERLGMAPATLSFHLAHLSRVGLITGERESRFIRYSASYATMDELIAFLTRNCCQGEACLPKTACCDTIEKRRADLEKP, from the coding sequence ATGGAAACACTGAATGCTGCTGAACTGCTGGCTGCTCTCGGGCATGAGTCCCGCCTTGCCATCTTCCGTCTCTTGGTTGAAGCCGGGCCGGCCGGGGTGACGGCGAGCGCGATTGGCGAACGGCTGGGGATGGCGCCGGCGACTTTGTCCTTTCATCTGGCCCATCTGAGCCGGGTGGGGCTGATCACCGGGGAGCGGGAAAGCCGTTTCATCCGTTATTCCGCAAGCTACGCGACGATGGATGAACTGATCGCCTTCCTGACCCGCAATTGCTGCCAGGGCGAAGCCTGCCTGCCGAAAACCGCCTGCTGCGACACGATTGAAAAGCGTCGCGCTGATCTGGAGAAACCCTGA
- the arsB gene encoding ACR3 family arsenite efflux transporter, whose amino-acid sequence MSAQCEITAKAAAGAPMSVFERYLTLWVGLCIVAGIALGQLAPGVFQAIGRLEVAQVNLPVGLLIWVMIIPMLVKVDFGALHEVKQHVRGIGVTLFVNWLVKPFSMAFLGWLFVRNLFAPLLPAEQLDSYIAGLILLAAAPCTAMVFVWSRLSNGDPLFTLSQVALNDTIMVVAFAPLVAFLLGLSAITVPWDTLLTSVVLYIVIPVALAQWWRKALLAQGQAAFDAAMAKIGPWSITALLATLVLLFAFQGEAILKQPLVIALLAVPILIQVFFNSALAYWLNRAVGEKHNVACPSALIGASNFFELAVAAAISLFGFESGAALATVVGVLIEVPVMLLVVKVVNASKGWYEAR is encoded by the coding sequence ATGTCGGCACAATGCGAAATCACCGCCAAGGCGGCAGCCGGCGCGCCGATGAGCGTTTTTGAGCGCTATCTGACGCTCTGGGTCGGCCTCTGCATCGTCGCCGGGATTGCCCTCGGCCAGCTGGCACCCGGCGTGTTCCAGGCCATCGGTCGGCTGGAGGTGGCGCAGGTCAATCTGCCGGTCGGTCTGCTGATCTGGGTGATGATCATCCCGATGCTGGTCAAGGTCGATTTCGGCGCGCTGCATGAAGTGAAGCAGCATGTGCGCGGGATTGGCGTGACGCTGTTCGTCAATTGGCTGGTCAAGCCGTTCTCGATGGCTTTCCTCGGCTGGTTGTTCGTGCGCAACCTGTTTGCGCCGCTGTTGCCGGCCGAGCAGCTCGACAGCTACATCGCCGGCCTGATCCTGTTGGCAGCGGCACCCTGTACCGCGATGGTTTTCGTCTGGAGCCGGCTGTCGAATGGCGACCCGCTGTTTACGCTGTCGCAGGTGGCCTTGAACGACACGATCATGGTGGTCGCCTTCGCTCCGCTGGTGGCCTTCCTGCTTGGCCTGTCGGCCATCACCGTGCCCTGGGATACGCTGCTGACCTCGGTGGTGCTCTACATCGTGATCCCGGTGGCGCTCGCCCAATGGTGGCGCAAGGCGCTGCTGGCCCAGGGGCAGGCAGCGTTCGATGCAGCGATGGCCAAGATCGGCCCCTGGTCGATCACGGCCCTGCTGGCCACGCTGGTGCTGCTTTTCGCCTTCCAGGGCGAGGCCATCCTCAAGCAGCCGCTGGTCATCGCGCTGCTGGCCGTGCCGATCCTGATCCAGGTGTTTTTCAACTCGGCGCTGGCGTACTGGCTGAACCGGGCGGTGGGCGAGAAACATAATGTCGCTTGCCCGTCGGCGCTGATCGGGGCCTCCAACTTCTTCGAACTGGCGGTTGCGGCCGCAATCAGCCTGTTCGGTTTCGAGTCGGGGGCGGCACTCGCCACGGTGGTCGGCGTACTGATCGAGGTGCCGGTGATGCTGCTGGTGGTCAAGGTGGTGAATGCCAGCAAGGGCTGGTACGAAGCAAGGTAA
- a CDS encoding permease yields MDGLMLALQGGLDSLASYLAAHVLLCLVPAFFIAGALSALVPQQAIIRFLGPTAPKWMSYSAAAGAGSLLAVCSCTIQPLFAGIYKKGAGLGPAITFLFFAPAANILALAYTGVALGAEFAIARILLALAFGIGIGMIMAILFREADVARLGDAATFADAGGVPGKALAFIGMLVALLLAGTLKLDLFKSVVFAFELPWSGAAGVQQTLDRWVPVNEAIGAEGLSLQGALLIGLLAMIGAVAWRGLGTVDAGFNRLTPLALGLTVLTLIVAALGVRVDAAGLLVSLTGRTLAVAVCALALIPLARRFDAWDVQQWLWETWRFVKQIFPLLIVGVFLVGVIRVFIQPEWIRALAGANTLLANLSGVLFGVFMYFPTLVEVPIAKMFLSLGMHPGPLIAYLMADPELSLQSILITAAIIGKLRAWTYVGLVALFSTVAGLTYGAWVDGMPAWQLAAVVLGFVAGVVGVLHLIEGRRRAARGETTC; encoded by the coding sequence ATGGATGGCCTGATGCTGGCCCTGCAAGGCGGCCTCGACAGCCTGGCTTCATATCTGGCAGCGCATGTGCTGCTCTGCCTGGTGCCGGCCTTTTTCATCGCCGGTGCGTTGTCGGCGCTGGTACCGCAGCAGGCGATCATCCGCTTTCTCGGGCCGACGGCGCCCAAGTGGATGTCCTACTCGGCGGCGGCCGGTGCCGGCAGCCTGCTGGCGGTGTGCTCCTGCACTATCCAGCCCTTGTTTGCCGGCATCTATAAAAAAGGGGCCGGGCTTGGGCCGGCGATCACCTTCCTCTTCTTCGCGCCGGCCGCCAATATCCTGGCGCTGGCCTATACCGGCGTCGCGCTCGGGGCGGAGTTCGCGATTGCCCGCATCCTGCTCGCGCTGGCCTTCGGGATCGGCATCGGCATGATCATGGCCATCCTTTTTCGCGAAGCCGACGTGGCCCGACTTGGCGATGCGGCCACCTTCGCCGATGCAGGCGGCGTGCCGGGCAAGGCGCTGGCCTTCATCGGCATGCTGGTGGCGCTGCTCTTGGCCGGGACCTTGAAGCTGGATCTGTTCAAAAGCGTGGTGTTTGCCTTCGAGTTGCCGTGGTCGGGTGCGGCCGGGGTGCAGCAGACGCTGGATCGGTGGGTTCCGGTCAATGAAGCCATCGGGGCAGAGGGTTTGAGTCTGCAGGGCGCGTTGCTGATCGGCCTGCTGGCGATGATCGGCGCGGTGGCTTGGCGGGGGCTGGGGACGGTCGACGCCGGCTTCAATCGCCTGACGCCGCTGGCGTTGGGGCTGACCGTGCTGACCCTGATCGTTGCCGCGCTCGGCGTCCGGGTTGACGCCGCCGGTCTGCTGGTCAGCCTGACCGGGCGCACGCTGGCGGTCGCCGTCTGTGCGCTGGCGCTGATCCCGCTGGCGCGCCGGTTCGATGCCTGGGACGTCCAGCAGTGGTTGTGGGAAACCTGGCGCTTCGTGAAGCAGATTTTTCCGCTGCTCATCGTCGGCGTGTTTCTGGTCGGGGTGATCCGGGTGTTCATCCAGCCGGAGTGGATTCGTGCGCTGGCCGGTGCCAATACCCTGCTGGCCAACCTGAGTGGCGTGCTCTTTGGCGTCTTCATGTATTTCCCGACCCTGGTCGAGGTGCCGATTGCCAAAATGTTCCTGTCGCTCGGCATGCATCCGGGGCCGTTGATTGCCTACCTGATGGCCGACCCGGAACTGTCGCTGCAGAGTATCCTGATTACGGCAGCGATCATCGGCAAGCTGCGGGCCTGGACCTACGTCGGACTGGTGGCGCTGTTTTCCACAGTGGCCGGCCTGACCTATGGGGCCTGGGTCGATGGCATGCCCGCCTGGCAACTGGCTGCGGTGGTGCTGGGGTTTGTCGCCGGCGTCGTCGGCGTGCTGCATCTGATTGAAGGCCGCCGTCGCGCGGCCAGGGGAGAAACGACATGTTGA
- a CDS encoding ammonium transporter has translation MDAFQSGSNVLFILLGAIMVLAMHAGFAFLEVGTVRKKNQVNALVKILTDFAISTIAYFFIGYGVAYGVHFFGSVDTLMEKSGFELTKFFFLLTFAAAIPAIISGGIAERAKFHPQLAATFLLVGFVYPFFEGIAWNQAFGIQAWLKATFGEEFHDFAGSVVVHAMGGWMALPAVLLLGARYGRYSKDGRISAHPPSSIPFLALGSWILIVGWFGFNVMSAQTLDKISGLVALNSLMAMVGGTLVALVMGKNDPGFVHNGPLAGLVAVCAGSDLMHPMGALVVGGVAGGLFVVMFTLTQNRWKIDDVLGVWPLHGLCGAWGGIAAGIFGSKALGGAGGVAFMPQLIMTVMAIVIALAGGALVYGLLKSVFGIRLDQEEEYEGADLSIHKITATPEREPNW, from the coding sequence ATGGACGCTTTCCAATCCGGCAGCAATGTTTTATTCATCCTGCTCGGCGCCATCATGGTGCTGGCCATGCACGCCGGCTTCGCCTTTCTCGAAGTCGGCACCGTGCGCAAGAAAAACCAGGTCAACGCGCTGGTCAAAATCCTGACCGATTTCGCGATCTCGACCATCGCCTATTTCTTCATCGGCTACGGCGTTGCCTACGGTGTGCATTTCTTCGGCAGCGTCGATACGCTGATGGAAAAGAGCGGTTTCGAACTGACCAAGTTCTTCTTTTTGCTGACTTTTGCCGCCGCGATCCCGGCGATCATCTCGGGCGGCATTGCCGAACGCGCCAAGTTTCACCCGCAACTGGCGGCGACCTTCCTGCTGGTCGGCTTCGTCTATCCCTTCTTTGAAGGCATCGCGTGGAACCAGGCCTTCGGCATCCAGGCCTGGCTCAAGGCGACCTTCGGCGAGGAATTCCACGACTTCGCCGGCTCCGTCGTGGTGCATGCGATGGGCGGCTGGATGGCGCTGCCGGCGGTGCTCCTGCTTGGTGCGCGCTACGGCCGCTACAGCAAGGACGGCCGCATCTCGGCGCACCCGCCCTCATCGATTCCCTTCCTCGCCCTCGGCTCGTGGATCCTGATCGTCGGCTGGTTCGGCTTTAACGTGATGAGCGCGCAAACCCTCGACAAGATTTCCGGCCTGGTCGCCCTCAATTCGCTGATGGCGATGGTCGGCGGCACGCTGGTCGCGCTGGTGATGGGCAAGAACGACCCCGGCTTCGTCCATAACGGCCCGCTCGCCGGCCTGGTTGCGGTCTGCGCCGGCTCCGACCTGATGCACCCGATGGGTGCGCTGGTGGTTGGCGGCGTCGCTGGCGGCCTGTTCGTGGTGATGTTCACGCTGACGCAAAACCGCTGGAAGATCGACGACGTTCTCGGTGTCTGGCCGCTGCACGGCCTCTGCGGCGCCTGGGGCGGCATCGCCGCTGGCATCTTCGGCAGCAAGGCCCTGGGCGGCGCCGGCGGCGTCGCCTTCATGCCGCAGCTGATCATGACGGTGATGGCCATCGTCATCGCCCTGGCCGGCGGCGCGCTGGTCTACGGCCTGCTCAAGAGCGTCTTCGGCATCCGCCTCGACCAGGAAGAAGAATACGAAGGCGCCGACCTGTCGATCCACAAAATTACCGCCACGCCGGAGCGCGAGCCGAACTGGTAA